One part of the Desulfuromonas acetoxidans DSM 684 genome encodes these proteins:
- the modA gene encoding molybdate ABC transporter substrate-binding protein, which yields MRSFLIAIILSLVLSSTSMAGTINISVAASMTDAVKELITLFQQQHPETTVLPNFASSGALAKQIAQGAPAQLYISANPKWMTYLVDNDLIDKERVHTLAYNTLVFTGRPDVALQEMNDLLALETLAIGSPKSVPAGQYAEQALQAAGLYEQLQTRLVLAKDVRQALLYADRGEVDGAFVYKTDALLAQHAKILLDVPQHLYNEVTYPFALTHSGEKSAEAYAFAAFLSTEKASDILEHYGFVIR from the coding sequence ATGCGAAGTTTCCTGATTGCCATTATTCTGTCTCTGGTGCTTTCCTCCACATCCATGGCTGGAACGATCAACATCTCGGTTGCCGCCAGCATGACGGATGCCGTCAAAGAGCTCATCACTTTGTTTCAACAACAACACCCCGAAACAACGGTGCTGCCAAACTTCGCTTCATCAGGGGCTCTGGCCAAGCAGATTGCCCAGGGTGCACCAGCGCAGCTTTATATCTCCGCCAACCCCAAATGGATGACTTATCTGGTCGACAACGATCTGATCGATAAAGAACGTGTACACACCCTTGCCTACAACACGTTAGTCTTTACAGGAAGGCCTGACGTCGCGTTGCAAGAGATGAATGACCTTCTGGCGTTGGAGACCCTGGCCATTGGCAGTCCGAAGAGTGTTCCAGCCGGTCAATATGCCGAGCAAGCTCTGCAAGCCGCGGGTCTCTATGAACAACTGCAAACGCGGCTGGTACTTGCCAAGGATGTTCGCCAGGCGTTGCTTTATGCAGACCGCGGGGAAGTTGACGGCGCGTTTGTCTATAAAACCGATGCCCTTCTGGCACAACATGCCAAGATACTTCTTGACGTTCCCCAACACCTTTATAATGAAGTCACCTACCCGTTTGCTCTGACACACAGCGGTGAAAAAAGCGCCGAAGCCTACGCATTTGCAGCGTTTCTCTCAACTGAAAAAGCCTCCGACATTCTGGAACACTACGGCTTTGTAATTCGTTGA
- a CDS encoding TOBE domain-containing protein, with product MKLSARNTMKGTIKDIILGQVNAEVILELPGGEVITSIISKDAAEALGLTKGKTAYAIIKASAVVLGTDD from the coding sequence ATGAAACTGAGCGCACGCAACACCATGAAAGGCACGATCAAAGACATTATTCTCGGCCAAGTCAACGCGGAAGTGATTCTGGAACTGCCCGGCGGAGAGGTGATCACCTCAATTATTTCAAAAGATGCCGCCGAAGCTCTGGGTCTCACCAAAGGCAAAACAGCGTATGCCATCATTAAAGCGTCTGCCGTTGTTTTAGGCACAGACGATTAA
- the metF gene encoding methylenetetrahydrofolate reductase [NAD(P)H], with amino-acid sequence MLMKEILDQGRISLSFEFFPPKTVVGGERLFDNIAELAPLAPSSVSVTYGAGGSTRSQTHDLVLRIHNETGVTVVPHQTCVAATRDDVAMILAEYEQNGIENVLALRGDPPLDDPDWTPPVNGFAHAIDLVKFIRERFPGFSIGVAGFPEGHPEMPNRLLEIDYLKQKVDAGADYIVTQLFFDNRDFYDFCDRCCLAGIEVPIIAGIMPLRTRKGMMRMAELAAGARFPAPLLRRVTEADSEEDVEQIGIDWAIEQVKDLVAHQVSGIHFYTLNSATATCEIFSRLGLR; translated from the coding sequence ATGTTGATGAAAGAGATTCTCGACCAGGGACGAATCTCATTGAGTTTCGAATTTTTCCCACCAAAAACAGTTGTTGGTGGGGAACGGTTGTTTGACAATATTGCCGAGTTAGCTCCATTGGCCCCTTCATCGGTGAGTGTGACCTACGGAGCTGGTGGGTCCACCCGTAGTCAAACTCATGATCTCGTGTTACGGATTCATAACGAAACGGGAGTTACCGTGGTGCCACACCAGACATGTGTGGCTGCAACGCGTGATGACGTCGCGATGATTCTCGCTGAATATGAGCAAAACGGTATCGAAAATGTATTGGCTTTGCGCGGCGACCCGCCGTTGGATGATCCGGATTGGACCCCGCCCGTTAACGGTTTTGCGCATGCTATTGATCTGGTGAAATTCATCCGTGAGCGTTTTCCAGGTTTCAGTATCGGAGTCGCCGGTTTCCCGGAAGGACATCCCGAAATGCCAAACCGTTTGCTGGAAATTGATTATCTTAAACAAAAAGTGGATGCCGGAGCCGACTACATTGTCACCCAACTGTTTTTTGATAATCGTGATTTTTACGATTTTTGTGATCGCTGCTGTCTGGCCGGAATTGAGGTGCCAATTATTGCCGGTATCATGCCGTTACGTACCCGCAAAGGGATGATGCGCATGGCCGAACTGGCAGCCGGAGCACGTTTTCCGGCTCCTTTACTCAGGCGGGTCACTGAAGCAGACAGTGAAGAAGATGTTGAACAAATCGGTATCGACTGGGCCATAGAACAGGTCAAAGACCTGGTTGCCCATCAGGTCAGTGGTATTCACTTCTATACATTGAACAGTGCCACCGCGACGTGTGAGATTTTTTCCCGACTGGGCTTGCGCTGA
- a CDS encoding histidinol-phosphatase yields the protein MSQQQPRFVSAHGGHSGQFCLHARDTLAEMVEEYARQGFSWVGLTEHMPPTEDAFLYPDEREAGLTARYLQDQFSRYVDTARQLQQEYRDRLTLFVGMETEYYPGSLDFAKQLRTEFGLDYLVGSVHHVDGRCFDFSLADYQDAFDQHGGYEPLYCAYFDAQLAMINELQPEVVGHFDLIRLHDHDYPTRLQCPAVEQRIRRNLHRISELGLILDYNARALFKGAQEPYVSVPVLHHALQLGIDLLPGDDSHGVDSVGAHLATVIALLQEAGYHCQWRCPAAPQ from the coding sequence ATGTCACAGCAACAACCCCGGTTCGTATCCGCTCATGGTGGGCACAGTGGCCAATTCTGCCTGCATGCCCGAGATACCCTGGCTGAGATGGTTGAAGAGTATGCGCGGCAGGGATTCTCCTGGGTTGGGCTGACCGAGCATATGCCTCCCACCGAAGATGCCTTTCTTTATCCGGATGAACGTGAAGCTGGCTTGACAGCTCGGTATTTGCAGGATCAGTTTTCCCGCTATGTTGATACCGCCCGTCAACTTCAGCAGGAGTATCGTGATCGTCTGACATTGTTTGTCGGTATGGAGACGGAATATTATCCCGGCTCTCTCGATTTTGCCAAACAACTCAGAACAGAGTTTGGCCTCGATTATCTGGTTGGTTCCGTACACCATGTCGATGGTCGTTGTTTCGATTTCAGTCTGGCGGATTACCAGGACGCGTTTGATCAACATGGTGGCTATGAGCCGCTGTATTGTGCCTATTTCGATGCCCAGTTGGCGATGATCAACGAGCTGCAACCCGAAGTCGTGGGCCATTTTGACTTGATTCGCCTGCATGATCACGATTATCCGACCCGTTTGCAGTGCCCCGCTGTTGAACAACGCATACGACGAAACTTGCATCGGATTTCGGAATTAGGGTTGATTCTTGACTACAATGCACGGGCTTTGTTTAAAGGGGCTCAAGAGCCTTATGTCAGTGTGCCGGTGTTGCACCATGCGCTGCAACTGGGGATCGATCTTCTCCCTGGAGATGATTCTCATGGTGTTGATTCCGTCGGAGCGCACCTTGCGACTGTGATCGCCTTGTTACAGGAAGCCGGCTATCATTGCCAATGGCGTTGTCCGGCGGCACCTCAGTAA
- a CDS encoding RidA family protein, translating into MKKIIATEAAPAAIGPYSQAVQIDHMTYFSGQIPLDPHSGELITESIHAETEQVMKNMQAALAGADLEFRHVVKTTIYLTDMSDFAVVNDIYGRFFPEKPPARACVAVAALPKGCHIEIEWIASSQA; encoded by the coding sequence ATGAAAAAGATTATCGCCACCGAAGCGGCCCCGGCAGCCATCGGCCCTTATTCGCAAGCCGTCCAGATCGACCATATGACTTATTTTTCCGGCCAGATCCCTTTGGATCCACACTCGGGCGAATTGATCACTGAGTCCATTCACGCGGAAACCGAGCAGGTGATGAAAAACATGCAGGCCGCATTAGCCGGAGCAGACCTGGAGTTCCGTCATGTGGTTAAAACCACCATTTATCTGACGGATATGTCTGACTTCGCTGTGGTCAACGATATTTACGGCCGTTTTTTCCCGGAAAAACCTCCGGCACGGGCCTGTGTGGCGGTTGCAGCCCTTCCCAAAGGATGCCACATTGAGATCGAATGGATCGCCAGCAGCCAGGCTTAA
- a CDS encoding tetratricopeptide repeat protein, protein MNLFKQCLCCCFVLTCLTSAFAEEPIRVSDVHRQLAERHLEAGHPFWAVRSYRLALESGSDDPNIHRNLSQVLYDLGFVDQAIEELQLAIDKAPEEDFLHMEMGVFYLAAGRLPLAHQEFTRVLELNPGFSYGYYYLGEVLFRLGEYNLSSMALVIAEKLGLPGFDLERKLTDLGWVLPEKPWHCEPHIYHLRRITLPTLTQARQVMQRLEDGELFEELAREFSTGSEAQSGGYVGGISLTSMPENFSRELAGRPCYSPAILLESSDGYHIVQRIAPFNGDGWQKNAEKQKSQRRAQMDRHATQDQQQPKRYVLLSGVFRNHDYADQRVARLLKLGMKSYLQTRGSAEHRRYEVIVGQFDDYAEAELAGKTIKKSGLEYYIRKNQAE, encoded by the coding sequence GTGAATTTATTCAAACAGTGCCTCTGTTGCTGTTTTGTTTTAACCTGCCTGACGTCGGCGTTTGCCGAGGAACCGATTCGGGTCAGTGATGTTCATCGCCAACTGGCTGAGCGCCACCTTGAGGCCGGTCACCCCTTCTGGGCGGTGCGCTCTTACCGCCTGGCTTTGGAATCCGGTTCCGATGATCCGAATATTCACCGTAATCTGTCCCAGGTTCTCTATGATTTGGGCTTTGTCGACCAAGCTATTGAAGAGTTGCAACTGGCGATCGACAAAGCTCCAGAGGAGGATTTTCTCCACATGGAGATGGGGGTTTTCTATCTGGCAGCCGGACGCTTACCTTTGGCACACCAGGAATTCACCCGCGTGCTTGAACTCAATCCCGGTTTTTCCTATGGGTATTATTATCTTGGCGAAGTGTTGTTCCGCCTGGGGGAGTATAACCTTTCGAGTATGGCGCTGGTGATTGCCGAAAAACTCGGTTTGCCGGGATTTGATCTTGAGCGCAAATTGACGGATCTCGGCTGGGTATTGCCGGAAAAACCGTGGCATTGTGAACCGCATATTTATCATTTGCGGCGCATTACGCTGCCAACATTGACCCAGGCGCGTCAAGTGATGCAGCGCTTGGAGGATGGTGAATTATTCGAAGAGCTGGCGCGAGAGTTTTCAACGGGCAGCGAAGCCCAGTCCGGTGGTTATGTCGGTGGAATTTCTCTGACCAGTATGCCGGAAAATTTTTCCCGGGAACTGGCCGGCCGCCCCTGTTATTCACCGGCGATTTTGCTGGAGTCTAGTGACGGCTACCACATCGTTCAGCGCATTGCACCGTTTAATGGCGATGGGTGGCAAAAAAACGCTGAAAAGCAAAAGTCGCAACGGCGTGCCCAGATGGACCGCCATGCCACCCAGGACCAACAACAACCCAAACGCTATGTGCTGCTCAGTGGCGTGTTTCGCAATCACGACTACGCAGACCAAAGGGTGGCGCGTCTGCTTAAGCTGGGTATGAAAAGCTATTTGCAGACACGCGGTAGCGCTGAGCACCGGCGTTACGAGGTGATTGTCGGTCAGTTTGATGATTATGCCGAGGCGGAATTAGCCGGAAAGACCATAAAAAAGTCCGGCCTCGAGTATTACATCCGCAAAAACCAGGCGGAGTAA
- a CDS encoding uracil-DNA glycosylase: protein MPQSFEQTMHEMLSQTRAVLTELHSLGVNELYLEDHGDVLPLCHEQPQCQTGRCDCRPPSLEEIRQELGDCQRCGLAQGRKSIVFGSGNPHAELVFVGEGPGRDEDEQGVPFVGEAGRLLERILFAMGLDREQVYICNVVKCRPPQNRNPQPDEIAACEPFLKQQLASLKPRVIVALGKFAAQTLLQQQTPISRLRGNWAAYQGIALMPTYHPAYLLRNPAGKRDVWEDMKAVMSRLAQEDSP from the coding sequence ATGCCACAGAGCTTCGAGCAAACCATGCATGAGATGTTGAGCCAGACACGGGCTGTGTTGACGGAACTGCACAGTCTTGGCGTTAACGAATTGTATCTGGAAGACCATGGTGATGTGTTGCCGTTGTGCCATGAACAACCGCAATGCCAGACGGGCCGATGTGATTGCCGCCCGCCCTCGTTGGAAGAGATTCGCCAGGAGTTGGGTGACTGTCAGCGCTGCGGCCTGGCACAGGGCCGCAAGTCGATTGTCTTTGGCAGTGGCAACCCCCATGCCGAACTGGTGTTTGTCGGTGAGGGGCCGGGACGTGACGAGGATGAGCAGGGCGTGCCGTTTGTCGGTGAGGCGGGGCGACTGCTCGAACGCATCCTGTTTGCCATGGGGCTTGACCGCGAACAGGTCTATATCTGCAATGTGGTAAAATGCCGTCCACCGCAAAATCGCAATCCGCAACCGGATGAAATTGCTGCGTGTGAGCCGTTTCTCAAACAACAGCTGGCCAGCCTGAAACCGCGGGTCATTGTTGCCTTAGGTAAATTTGCCGCCCAGACCCTGCTTCAACAACAGACGCCGATCAGTCGGTTGCGCGGCAACTGGGCCGCGTATCAGGGCATTGCGTTGATGCCGACCTACCATCCGGCCTATCTGCTGCGCAATCCCGCAGGCAAGCGGGATGTCTGGGAAGATATGAAGGCCGTGATGTCACGCCTGGCACAGGAGGATTCCCCGTGA
- a CDS encoding zinc dependent phospholipase C family protein → MTAFLTITTGLFILLLPDSAWAWGFGVHLQLGNRLLENLSLLSPALQHLLTYYSADFLYGSISADITLGKKYTHYLKHCHSWNMGFKVLDAAENDAQRACAYGYLAHLAADTVAHSYMVPFKMIRSYNTVLLNHAYWELRFESQIPAQIWQEARLLAWLDFKQHDQLLRRVLVNTLFSFGTNKRLFNSMLLISRIQRWQKLLQTVDRHSSWVVGEEERKEYLELAFQAVVSILSDEDSPYLQADPTGERAINSAKQIRTNLNALWLDGKLPRSHSDQLIQELKLEFCQAITDPKRLLKLLANQT, encoded by the coding sequence ATGACTGCGTTCCTCACCATCACCACCGGTCTTTTCATCCTTTTGCTGCCCGATAGTGCCTGGGCATGGGGCTTTGGTGTTCATCTGCAGCTGGGCAACCGTCTGCTGGAGAACCTGTCGCTGCTGTCGCCAGCACTGCAACACCTGCTAACCTACTATTCAGCGGACTTTCTTTACGGCAGTATCAGCGCCGATATCACCCTGGGGAAAAAATACACTCACTACCTCAAGCACTGCCACAGTTGGAACATGGGCTTCAAGGTTCTCGACGCTGCCGAAAATGATGCCCAGCGGGCTTGTGCCTACGGCTACCTTGCGCATCTGGCCGCCGATACGGTTGCCCATTCCTATATGGTGCCGTTCAAGATGATTCGCAGTTACAATACGGTGCTGCTCAATCACGCTTATTGGGAGCTGCGATTTGAATCGCAGATCCCCGCCCAAATCTGGCAGGAAGCACGCCTTCTCGCCTGGCTCGATTTCAAACAACACGACCAACTGTTACGCCGGGTTCTGGTGAATACGTTGTTTTCGTTCGGCACCAACAAGCGGTTGTTCAACTCCATGCTACTCATCAGTCGCATTCAGCGCTGGCAAAAATTGTTGCAAACCGTTGATCGACACTCCAGCTGGGTCGTCGGTGAAGAGGAACGCAAGGAATATCTGGAGCTGGCCTTTCAAGCTGTTGTCAGTATCCTCAGCGACGAAGACAGTCCCTATCTGCAGGCCGACCCTACCGGTGAGCGCGCCATCAACAGTGCCAAGCAGATTCGCACCAACCTCAATGCTCTGTGGCTTGACGGTAAACTGCCCCGTTCGCACAGTGATCAGCTAATCCAGGAGCTCAAGCTGGAATTCTGCCAGGCGATCACCGATCCCAAACGCCTGCTCAAGCTGCTGGCGAATCAAACCTGA
- the coaBC gene encoding bifunctional phosphopantothenoylcysteine decarboxylase/phosphopantothenate--cysteine ligase CoaBC: MFKNKKVVLGVCGGIAVYKAVELLRLLVKAGADVSVIMTRSAQEFVTPLTFQTLSGNPVHTELFNLYQEKEIGHISLADRADLFLVAPATANVIGKVAAGIADDLLTTALMATRAPVLFAPAMNVHMYENPIYQRNEACLRELGYHFINPAVGALACGYEGQGKLPEPEAIFSAAQAVLAPQDLAGQHLLVTAGPTREELDPVRYLSNYSSGKMGYAIARAARMRGADVVLVSGPTFLTPPQGVTLIPVVSAEQMRKTVLDALPKATAVVKSAAVADYRPASLSTQKLKKSDEDMTLVLEKNPDILAEVGAGKEGRVLVGFAAETQDLLKHAADKLKRKNLDLIVANDVTQAGAGFDVDTNIVKLLHADGHVEALPQLSKDEVAHQLLDRVVELLKQREAKTDQV, encoded by the coding sequence ATGTTTAAAAACAAAAAAGTGGTTTTAGGAGTCTGTGGTGGCATTGCCGTGTATAAGGCCGTTGAGTTGTTGCGTCTGTTGGTTAAAGCCGGAGCCGATGTTTCGGTGATCATGACGCGCAGTGCTCAGGAATTTGTTACCCCCCTGACATTTCAGACGTTGTCGGGAAATCCTGTTCATACAGAACTTTTCAACCTTTATCAAGAAAAAGAGATCGGTCATATCTCGCTGGCGGACCGGGCTGATCTGTTCCTGGTGGCTCCAGCCACTGCCAATGTGATCGGCAAGGTGGCTGCCGGCATTGCCGATGATCTGTTAACCACCGCGTTGATGGCCACGCGCGCACCGGTGTTGTTTGCTCCAGCCATGAATGTCCATATGTATGAAAATCCCATCTATCAGCGCAATGAGGCCTGTCTGCGTGAGCTGGGTTATCATTTTATCAATCCTGCCGTCGGAGCGTTGGCCTGTGGGTATGAAGGGCAGGGCAAGCTCCCAGAACCCGAAGCGATCTTTTCCGCCGCCCAGGCGGTTCTGGCGCCTCAGGATCTCGCCGGGCAACACCTGCTGGTCACCGCCGGACCGACCCGCGAAGAGCTTGATCCGGTGCGTTATCTGAGCAACTATTCGTCGGGGAAAATGGGCTATGCCATTGCGCGGGCGGCGCGGATGCGTGGTGCCGACGTGGTGCTGGTCAGTGGTCCGACTTTTTTGACGCCGCCGCAAGGCGTGACCCTGATTCCGGTGGTCAGTGCTGAACAGATGCGCAAAACCGTGCTTGACGCATTGCCGAAGGCCACTGCCGTGGTCAAGTCAGCGGCCGTTGCTGATTACCGACCTGCCAGTCTGTCAACGCAGAAACTCAAAAAGTCTGACGAAGATATGACCCTGGTGCTGGAAAAAAATCCCGATATCCTTGCCGAGGTTGGGGCCGGTAAAGAGGGACGGGTCCTGGTGGGGTTTGCTGCAGAGACCCAGGATCTTCTCAAGCATGCTGCCGACAAATTGAAACGTAAGAACCTCGATCTGATTGTTGCCAACGACGTGACGCAAGCGGGAGCCGGATTTGATGTGGATACCAATATTGTTAAACTGTTGCATGCCGATGGTCACGTTGAGGCGCTGCCGCAGTTGAGCAAGGATGAAGTGGCCCACCAGTTGCTCGACCGGGTGGTTGAACTGCTCAAACAAAGAGAGGCTAAGACCGATCAGGTTTGA
- a CDS encoding MBL fold metallo-hydrolase, translated as MLVETLAVGPLQVNCYLVACPRTKQALVIDPGDEGDRILEVIDKLGLKVKMVVNTHGHFDHVGANHQILAVTGVELCMHRDDLPLLKVAAKQAEGYGLPAVQSPDPKRFLENGDLVEVGDLSFEVIHTPGHSPGGICLYGEGHLFSGDTLFASSIGRTDLPGGDMNQLLSHIRSQLMVLPDATVVHPGHGPESTIGREKTVNPFLNGDY; from the coding sequence ATGCTCGTCGAAACTCTGGCCGTTGGGCCACTGCAGGTCAATTGTTATCTGGTGGCGTGTCCACGCACGAAACAGGCTCTGGTGATCGATCCCGGTGATGAAGGGGATCGTATTCTCGAGGTGATTGATAAACTGGGCCTGAAAGTCAAGATGGTGGTGAATACCCATGGCCATTTTGATCATGTTGGTGCCAACCATCAAATTCTGGCGGTGACAGGCGTGGAACTGTGCATGCATCGTGATGATCTGCCGTTGCTCAAAGTTGCCGCCAAACAGGCTGAAGGCTACGGTCTGCCTGCAGTGCAGTCGCCGGATCCGAAGCGTTTTCTGGAAAACGGTGACCTGGTTGAAGTGGGTGATTTGAGTTTTGAAGTGATCCACACCCCGGGCCACTCTCCCGGTGGAATCTGCCTTTATGGTGAAGGGCATCTGTTCTCCGGCGATACCCTGTTCGCCAGCTCCATTGGGCGTACGGATCTGCCCGGTGGTGATATGAATCAACTGCTCAGCCACATCCGCTCGCAATTGATGGTACTGCCCGATGCCACTGTCGTGCATCCCGGTCATGGCCCCGAATCCACCATTGGTCGTGAAAAGACCGTCAATCCGTTTCTTAACGGCGACTATTGA
- a CDS encoding 3'-5' exoribonuclease YhaM family protein: protein MSKVFIADLKERDQIDSPFLVRDKIMAMAKNGKPYMTLKLMDRSGEVEGRIWDQVDHFSRLFNKDDFIRVRAKASVYMGKMQLVIQDLVRVDESEISLGDFLPVSNHDPATMMAQVRALIASMTDVDYRGLMESFFNDAAFVAQYQKAPAAKAMHHVYLGGLLEHSLAVAHLADDVCRRYPSVDRDLLISGALLHDVGKVAELLFDRSFDYSDEGKLLGHIVIGVEMVEERIRTLGAFPRIKATLLKHLLLSHHGQYDYGSPKRPKTLEAVILNFVDDMDSKINGVQAHIDKEAHNDSRWTGYHRLYDRYFFKGEKLPVAEQALCGDEVDVPAPVAAPPVTKPIATEKNAPRKRREEKTLSASLGEQLGGLNMDLFGSREE, encoded by the coding sequence TTGAGTAAAGTTTTTATCGCGGATCTCAAAGAACGCGACCAAATTGACAGCCCGTTTTTGGTGCGGGATAAAATTATGGCCATGGCCAAAAACGGCAAACCGTACATGACCCTGAAACTGATGGATCGCAGCGGTGAAGTGGAAGGCCGGATCTGGGATCAGGTAGATCATTTCTCCCGTCTGTTCAACAAGGACGATTTTATCCGGGTGCGTGCCAAAGCCAGTGTCTATATGGGTAAAATGCAGTTGGTGATTCAGGATCTGGTACGGGTTGACGAATCCGAAATTTCCCTAGGAGATTTCCTCCCTGTTTCCAATCATGATCCGGCCACTATGATGGCTCAGGTCCGCGCGCTGATCGCTTCGATGACGGATGTTGACTACCGTGGGCTCATGGAGTCATTTTTTAACGATGCCGCGTTTGTCGCCCAATACCAGAAGGCCCCGGCCGCTAAAGCCATGCATCATGTCTATCTTGGCGGACTGCTCGAACATTCATTGGCCGTGGCCCATCTGGCCGATGATGTGTGCCGACGCTATCCGAGTGTTGATCGCGATCTACTGATCAGCGGCGCCTTGTTGCACGATGTCGGCAAAGTCGCGGAATTGCTTTTTGACCGCAGTTTCGATTACAGTGATGAAGGAAAGCTGCTCGGTCATATTGTCATTGGCGTAGAAATGGTCGAAGAGAGGATTCGCACTCTAGGCGCGTTTCCACGTATAAAGGCGACCCTGCTGAAACATCTGCTGTTGTCTCATCATGGGCAGTACGATTATGGTTCACCCAAGCGGCCGAAAACACTCGAAGCCGTGATCCTGAATTTCGTTGACGATATGGATTCAAAGATCAATGGTGTTCAGGCACATATCGACAAGGAAGCTCATAACGACAGTCGCTGGACAGGTTATCACCGTTTATACGATCGCTATTTCTTTAAAGGGGAGAAGCTACCCGTTGCTGAACAAGCGTTGTGTGGCGATGAAGTCGACGTACCTGCACCGGTTGCTGCACCACCGGTGACGAAGCCTATTGCCACGGAGAAAAACGCACCACGTAAGCGGCGTGAAGAAAAAACGCTCAGTGCCAGCTTGGGAGAGCAACTGGGCGGATTGAATATGGATCTGTTTGGATCCAGAGAGGAATAG
- a CDS encoding NAD(P)/FAD-dependent oxidoreductase, whose amino-acid sequence MATVCYQLREVTLSLEEEENGLGARVAETLGIKRTQICQWHIVRRGIDARRKGRILRVYTVQFTVDAALEITHGQLNKRLVEVEPTATIDVFTPTARAKKVVVVGMGPAGLFAALTLARCGHQVCLVERGRPVEQRVADVENFWAGGPLNPHSNVQFGEGGAGTFSDGKLTTRLKHPLTRTILETLVTFGAPEQILSEAKPHVGTDRLRCVLLNFRKELERLGVELRYTCCVTDLLGTAQHVQGVIFNHQEELPCDAVVLAVGHSARDTYAWLERRGVAMEPKPFAVGVRVEHPATLINRIQYGIERHRNLPTADYALTYNDRETGRGVYSFCMCPGGEVVQSSSEPDSVVVNGMSHYRRAGTLSNSALVVSVRREDFADDSPLAGVRFQQHWERRAFELAGRDYRAPAQNLLNFLGQKGGSVVSSCRPGVVDAPLEQTLPDFVSQGLQRALPHFNRKMRGFITSEATLVGIETRTSAPVRIVRRQDGQSATWAGLYPCGEGAGYAGGIMSAALDGIQQALAIHHCDDHSSTGDTCFE is encoded by the coding sequence ATGGCGACGGTCTGTTATCAGCTGCGGGAGGTCACCTTATCGCTGGAGGAGGAGGAAAATGGGCTGGGCGCTCGAGTTGCTGAAACTCTGGGTATAAAGAGAACTCAGATTTGTCAGTGGCACATCGTTCGCCGAGGCATTGATGCGCGCCGTAAGGGGCGTATCTTGCGGGTTTATACCGTGCAATTCACCGTTGACGCGGCACTTGAAATCACGCATGGTCAACTCAACAAGCGTCTCGTGGAGGTTGAACCTACAGCAACGATTGATGTGTTCACGCCAACCGCGAGAGCCAAAAAGGTTGTTGTCGTCGGTATGGGGCCGGCCGGTCTGTTCGCTGCCCTGACTCTGGCCCGTTGTGGTCATCAGGTGTGTCTGGTGGAGCGGGGGCGTCCGGTTGAGCAACGGGTTGCCGATGTCGAGAATTTCTGGGCAGGGGGCCCGCTGAACCCGCACAGCAATGTGCAATTTGGTGAGGGTGGCGCTGGAACGTTTTCTGACGGCAAACTAACGACACGTCTGAAGCATCCGCTGACCCGGACAATCCTTGAGACTCTGGTGACGTTTGGCGCGCCTGAGCAGATTCTCAGCGAGGCCAAACCTCATGTCGGTACCGACCGTTTACGCTGCGTGTTGCTTAATTTTCGCAAAGAACTTGAGCGGCTTGGTGTTGAACTGCGCTACACGTGCTGTGTCACCGATCTGCTTGGAACTGCGCAGCATGTTCAGGGGGTGATCTTCAACCACCAGGAGGAGCTTCCGTGTGATGCTGTGGTGCTGGCAGTAGGCCACAGTGCTCGTGATACCTATGCCTGGCTTGAGCGCCGCGGTGTGGCCATGGAACCAAAACCGTTTGCAGTTGGCGTGCGCGTTGAACATCCGGCTACTCTGATCAATCGGATTCAGTATGGCATTGAGCGTCATCGCAACTTGCCGACAGCCGATTATGCATTGACTTACAATGACCGGGAGACCGGACGCGGGGTCTATTCCTTTTGTATGTGCCCCGGCGGGGAGGTGGTGCAGAGCTCCAGTGAGCCGGACAGCGTAGTTGTCAACGGCATGAGCCATTATCGCCGTGCTGGAACGTTGTCCAACAGTGCTCTGGTTGTTTCCGTGCGCCGGGAGGATTTTGCCGATGACTCACCGCTGGCTGGAGTGCGGTTTCAGCAACACTGGGAGCGGCGTGCTTTTGAATTGGCTGGCCGCGACTATCGTGCTCCAGCACAGAATCTGCTGAACTTTCTTGGTCAAAAGGGTGGTTCCGTGGTTTCCAGTTGTCGTCCCGGTGTGGTTGACGCACCCCTGGAACAGACATTACCCGATTTTGTCAGCCAAGGTTTACAGCGGGCTTTGCCCCATTTTAATCGAAAAATGCGTGGTTTCATCACGTCAGAAGCGACTCTGGTCGGTATTGAAACCCGAACCTCAGCACCGGTGCGGATTGTACGCCGCCAGGATGGTCAGTCAGCCACTTGGGCCGGATTGTATCCGTGTGGTGAAGGCGCCGGTTATGCGGGTGGGATTATGAGTGCAGCGTTGGACGGCATCCAGCAGGCACTGGCGATCCATCATTGTGACGATCATTCATCAACAGGAGACACTTGTTTTGAGTAA